Proteins from a single region of Rhodospirillales bacterium:
- the murJ gene encoding murein biosynthesis integral membrane protein MurJ: MKLAKAMATVAGLTGLSRIFGFIRDIMTAAILGAGPVADAFFVALKLPNFFRRVTAEGAFSVAFVPLYTESVEKEGQEEADAFASNVFMVMLSMLSVVVLLALAGMPWVISAIAPGFIDDPVRFDAAVQLSRITFPYLLLMSLTALLGGVLNALNRFAPFAFAPVLFNLCLISALLLSGYFADAGQALSFGVLFAGVLQLIWLVVAARRSGVYLRFKRPVFDVKIKRVFKLMGPGVIGAGVMHINLFADMVIASFLSAGSISYLYYADRLNQLPLGVVGIAVGTALLPMLSKALAKGDMDEGRDLFNRALEMCLLLALPAAAALAFFGRDLVGGLFERGAFDYQDSQATVMVLTGYAFGLPAYICVKVFSTVHWASQDTKTPVKISVIATVINIALSLLLIQYIGVAGIALATGLTGWLQFIFHVKALKGKRVEFDDRLKRASLKIFWATGLMVGGVVFLMLAIDNDYAMSKMQRMIITVVSGLGIYSVLVLVFGLVNLDQLKRFLKKKKV; this comes from the coding sequence ATGAAACTTGCAAAAGCGATGGCGACGGTGGCGGGCTTGACGGGGCTTAGCCGCATTTTTGGATTTATCCGTGATATCATGACGGCGGCAATTTTGGGCGCGGGGCCAGTTGCAGATGCATTTTTTGTCGCGCTGAAATTGCCGAATTTCTTTCGCCGGGTGACGGCGGAGGGCGCATTTAGTGTCGCCTTTGTGCCGCTTTATACGGAAAGCGTAGAGAAGGAGGGGCAGGAAGAGGCCGATGCGTTTGCCAGTAATGTGTTTATGGTCATGTTGTCGATGTTGTCAGTGGTGGTTTTGCTGGCTCTGGCCGGGATGCCGTGGGTTATATCTGCGATTGCGCCGGGTTTTATTGATGACCCGGTGCGGTTTGATGCGGCGGTTCAGCTTTCGCGAATTACGTTTCCTTACTTGTTGTTGATGTCGTTGACAGCGCTCTTGGGCGGGGTTTTGAATGCGCTGAACCGGTTTGCGCCGTTTGCGTTTGCTCCTGTGCTGTTTAACCTTTGTCTGATTTCGGCGTTGTTGCTGAGTGGGTATTTTGCTGATGCCGGGCAGGCGCTCAGTTTTGGGGTGTTGTTTGCGGGCGTTTTGCAGCTCATCTGGCTGGTTGTGGCGGCGCGGCGGTCCGGGGTGTATTTGCGGTTCAAGAGACCCGTATTTGATGTGAAAATTAAGCGTGTGTTTAAGTTGATGGGCCCCGGTGTGATTGGCGCGGGCGTGATGCATATCAATTTGTTTGCTGATATGGTGATTGCGTCTTTCCTGAGTGCGGGTTCGATTTCCTATCTTTATTATGCCGACCGGCTCAATCAGTTACCGCTGGGCGTGGTAGGGATTGCGGTGGGCACGGCATTGTTGCCGATGCTCTCTAAGGCGCTGGCCAAGGGTGATATGGATGAGGGGCGGGATTTGTTTAACCGCGCCTTGGAGATGTGTTTGTTGCTGGCGCTGCCTGCGGCGGCGGCTCTGGCATTCTTTGGTCGCGATCTTGTTGGAGGGTTGTTTGAGCGAGGGGCTTTTGATTATCAGGATAGTCAGGCAACAGTGATGGTCTTAACCGGCTATGCTTTTGGCTTGCCAGCCTATATTTGTGTAAAAGTTTTTTCTACTGTTCATTGGGCTTCTCAGGATACTAAAACACCTGTGAAGATTTCCGTTATTGCTACTGTTATCAATATTGCGTTGAGTTTGCTGCTTATTCAGTATATCGGAGTAGCGGGCATTGCCCTTGCAACAGGATTAACGGGTTGGTTGCAGTTCATTTTTCATGTTAAAGCCCTTAAAGGAAAACGCGTAGAATTCGATGATAGGCTCAAACGGGCGTCATTGAAAATTTTTTGGGCGACTGGTTTGATGGTCGGTGGGGTTGTTTTTCTGATGCTGGCAATTGATAACGATTATGCAATGAGTAAAATGCAGCGGATGATCATAACTGTGGTTTCAGGTTTGGGGATTTATAGTGTTTTAGTTTTGGTTTTTGGGTTAGTGAATCTTGATCAGCTAAAGCGATTTTTAAAGAAAAAGAAAGTATAA
- the tnpA gene encoding IS200/IS605 family transposase — MRLRKQGHCAYKCEYHLVLTSKYRRKIFNEGSFAYLRELITSFHEMLPEVEVLEINHDVDHVHLLLSIPPKMRVSDQAVL; from the coding sequence ATGCGATTAAGGAAGCAAGGCCACTGTGCGTACAAATGCGAATACCATCTGGTTTTGACCAGCAAGTACCGGCGTAAAATTTTCAATGAAGGATCATTTGCCTATCTGCGGGAATTGATAACGAGTTTTCATGAGATGTTGCCTGAGGTTGAAGTGTTGGAGATCAATCACGATGTTGATCATGTGCACCTGTTGTTATCAATTCCCCCCAAGATGCGTGTCAGTGATCAGGCCGTCTTATGA
- a CDS encoding ferredoxin family protein, producing MTFVVTDVCIKCKYTDCVEVCPVDCFYEGENMLVISPDECIDCGVCEPECPIDAILPDSDSKAEKWVEMNREYSEKWPNITSTRAPMPDAEKMKDVPNKMEEHFSPKPGEGD from the coding sequence ATGACCTTTGTGGTCACAGATGTGTGTATAAAGTGCAAGTATACCGATTGCGTTGAGGTTTGCCCGGTTGATTGTTTTTACGAGGGTGAGAATATGCTGGTTATTAGCCCGGATGAGTGCATTGATTGCGGTGTGTGTGAGCCGGAGTGCCCGATTGATGCGATTTTGCCTGATTCAGATAGCAAGGCGGAAAAGTGGGTGGAGATGAACCGGGAATATTCTGAAAAATGGCCCAATATTACCAGCACGCGGGCGCCGATGCCGGATGCGGAAAAGATGAAAGATGTTCCGAATAAGATGGAAGAGCATTTTAGTCCGAAACCTGGCGAGGGTGATTAA
- the trpS gene encoding tryptophan--tRNA ligase: protein MKRILSGMQPTSHLHLGNYLGALKNWVALQEEPDSQCLYMVADLHAVTVPQEPEALTLATREIAAAFIAGGIDPSKSAIFVQSAVPGHSELMWLLATMTQMGKLERMTQFKDKAGKNAERAGLGLFAYPVLMAADILLYKTTHVPVGEDQKQHLELARDIAATFNARFGGDVLLPPEPYIVGEATRVMSLQDGSKKMSKSDDSEKSRINLTDDADIIAKKIKKAQTDPDPLPEAVEGLEGRAGAANLVTIYAALAGISKADVLAEYAGQGWGVFKPALAELAVEKLSPITARMNELMADPAQIDAILAQGNAKANEIANRTVAEVRDIMGFWHVG from the coding sequence ATGAAACGCATTTTGTCAGGTATGCAGCCGACATCACATTTGCATCTGGGGAATTATCTCGGGGCGCTGAAAAACTGGGTGGCTTTGCAGGAAGAGCCGGATAGCCAGTGTTTGTATATGGTGGCGGATTTGCATGCGGTTACTGTGCCGCAGGAGCCGGAGGCTTTGACATTGGCGACGCGCGAGATTGCGGCGGCGTTTATTGCGGGTGGAATTGATCCGTCAAAATCGGCAATTTTTGTACAGTCTGCGGTGCCGGGGCATTCTGAGCTGATGTGGCTTTTGGCCACGATGACGCAGATGGGCAAGCTGGAGCGCATGACGCAGTTCAAGGATAAGGCAGGGAAGAACGCCGAACGGGCGGGTTTGGGGCTGTTTGCCTATCCGGTGCTGATGGCGGCGGATATTTTATTATATAAGACCACGCATGTGCCGGTGGGCGAGGATCAAAAGCAGCATTTGGAGCTGGCGCGCGATATTGCCGCGACATTTAATGCGCGTTTTGGCGGGGATGTTTTGTTGCCGCCTGAGCCGTATATTGTCGGTGAGGCGACGCGGGTGATGAGTTTGCAAGACGGTAGCAAGAAGATGAGCAAGTCGGATGATAGTGAGAAATCGCGGATTAATCTGACTGATGATGCGGACATAATTGCCAAGAAAATCAAGAAGGCGCAGACTGACCCTGATCCATTGCCTGAGGCGGTTGAAGGGCTTGAAGGGCGCGCGGGGGCGGCCAATCTGGTGACGATTTATGCCGCGCTGGCGGGTATTTCGAAGGCGGATGTGCTGGCGGAATATGCCGGGCAGGGCTGGGGCGTATTTAAGCCTGCTCTGGCTGAGCTTGCAGTGGAGAAGCTTTCTCCTATAACGGCACGGATGAATGAATTAATGGCTGACCCGGCGCAGATTGATGCGATTTTGGCCCAAGGCAACGCAAAAGCGAATGAAATCGCGAACAGAACCGTAGCTGAAGTTCGGGATATTATGGGTTTCTGGCACGTCGGTTAA
- the cysK gene encoding cysteine synthase A, with amino-acid sequence MNSPADKSAKPALDSRPLRPDGESRGKIYNNLLETIGNTPLVRVPKFVGKYGLEADILCKLEFFNPVSSVKDRIGFAMIEAAERAGKITPGKSVLVEPTSGNTGIALAMVAASKGYRLILTMPESMSLERRKMLRFLGAELVLTPAEKGMKGAIARAEEIVSEKGEAFMLSQFDNPANPQIHRETTAMEIWNDTDGAVDILVAGVGTGGTVSGVSKVLKEKKPGFLAYAVEPAESPVISGGEPGPHKIQGIGAGFVPDNLDTTLIDGVVKISSEEAIETAREVARLEGIPCGISSGAAMAAAKQIAKMPESKGKQIVVMIPSIAERYISTALFEDIED; translated from the coding sequence ATGAATTCCCCAGCTGATAAATCTGCGAAGCCCGCGCTAGATTCAAGGCCGTTGAGGCCTGATGGAGAGAGCCGCGGGAAGATTTACAATAACCTTTTGGAAACAATCGGGAATACGCCGCTCGTGCGAGTGCCTAAATTTGTTGGAAAATATGGGCTTGAGGCCGATATTTTATGCAAGCTGGAATTTTTTAATCCGGTGTCTTCGGTGAAAGACCGGATTGGTTTTGCGATGATTGAGGCTGCTGAACGCGCAGGAAAGATTACGCCGGGCAAGAGTGTTTTGGTGGAGCCGACGTCTGGAAATACGGGTATTGCGCTGGCGATGGTGGCGGCATCAAAGGGGTATCGGTTGATTTTGACGATGCCGGAAAGCATGTCTTTGGAGCGGCGCAAGATGCTGCGCTTTTTGGGGGCGGAGCTGGTGTTGACACCGGCGGAAAAAGGAATGAAGGGCGCGATTGCGCGGGCTGAGGAGATTGTTTCTGAGAAGGGCGAAGCGTTTATGCTTAGTCAGTTTGATAATCCGGCCAATCCGCAAATTCACCGTGAAACAACCGCAATGGAGATATGGAATGATACGGATGGTGCTGTGGATATTCTTGTTGCCGGTGTCGGGACCGGGGGCACTGTGAGCGGCGTTTCCAAGGTGCTTAAAGAGAAAAAGCCGGGGTTTTTGGCCTATGCGGTGGAGCCGGCAGAAAGTCCGGTGATTTCCGGTGGTGAGCCGGGGCCGCATAAGATTCAGGGGATCGGCGCGGGGTTTGTGCCGGATAATCTGGATACGACGTTGATTGACGGTGTAGTCAAAATCAGCAGTGAAGAAGCTATTGAAACGGCGCGCGAGGTGGCGCGGCTGGAGGGCATTCCTTGCGGTATTTCATCGGGCGCGGCGATGGCAGCGGCCAAGCAGATTGCGAAAATGCCTGAAAGCAAGGGCAAGCAGATTGTGGTGATGATTCCGTCAATTGCGGAGAGGTATATTTCTACGGCTCTTTTTGAGGATATTGAGGATTAA
- the ubiE gene encoding bifunctional demethylmenaquinone methyltransferase/2-methoxy-6-polyprenyl-1,4-benzoquinol methylase UbiE — MQNPESTQFGQRTVTPEEKTGLVRGVFDSVADNYDLMNDLMSGGLHRLWKDTFVRRIRPKNNMKFLDVAGGTGDIAFRIKKKSPGSDITVFDLNPNMLEVGRDRAIDRGWINDFEWITGNAANLPFEDNSFDVYTIAFGLRNVTLIDEALREATRVLKPGGRFFCLEFSHVREPLLAKAYDLYSYNIIPRIGQIVAKDRDSYQYLVESIRKMPQQEELKNRMENAGLKNCSFSNLSAGIVAIHRGTKL, encoded by the coding sequence ATGCAAAACCCTGAAAGCACACAATTCGGACAGCGCACTGTCACCCCCGAGGAAAAAACCGGACTCGTGCGCGGTGTATTCGATTCCGTCGCCGACAATTACGACCTCATGAACGACCTGATGTCCGGCGGCCTGCACCGTCTGTGGAAAGATACGTTCGTCCGGCGCATTCGCCCCAAAAACAACATGAAATTTCTCGATGTCGCGGGCGGCACCGGCGACATCGCCTTTCGCATTAAGAAAAAATCGCCCGGGTCCGACATCACCGTCTTCGATCTCAACCCCAATATGCTAGAAGTTGGCCGTGACCGTGCGATTGATCGCGGCTGGATCAATGATTTTGAATGGATCACCGGCAACGCCGCCAACCTCCCCTTCGAGGATAACAGTTTCGACGTCTACACCATCGCCTTTGGTTTGCGTAACGTGACCCTCATCGATGAAGCCCTGCGCGAAGCCACCCGTGTCCTGAAACCCGGCGGGCGCTTCTTCTGTCTTGAATTCTCCCATGTGCGCGAACCGTTACTCGCCAAAGCTTACGACCTCTACTCCTATAATATCATCCCGCGCATAGGCCAAATTGTTGCCAAAGATCGTGACAGCTACCAATACCTTGTTGAAAGCATCCGCAAAATGCCGCAGCAGGAAGAACTCAAAAACCGCATGGAAAATGCAGGGCTTAAAAACTGTTCATTTTCAAATCTTTCCGCCGGAATCGTCGCAATTCACCGTGGAACCAAGCTGTAA
- a CDS encoding NAD(P)/FAD-dependent oxidoreductase → MTNAKTTAPQKDTITTDAIIIGAGPCGLFCAFELGLLDMKCHFVDILDRPGGQCTELYPEKPIYDIPGYPEITGQELTDKLMKQIEPFHPTFHLNQMAEKLEKLDNGNWQLTTDIGTILEAPVVIIAAGGGSFVPKKPPIPGIEEYEGASVFYAVRKMEQFKDKKLVIVGGGDSALDWTLNLQPLAKQLTLIHRRPEFRAHMDSVNKMRSLENEGKINFQLGQVKELKGENGQLSSVIIEHKDKTTTKIECDCLLPFFGLTMKLGPIADFGLNLHENLIPVDTEKFETSTPGIFAVGDINHYPGKLKLILSGFHEAALMSRQAFRYIYPDAKLKFEYTTSSSSLQEKLDVPTAKEKKTA, encoded by the coding sequence TTGACAAACGCCAAAACCACGGCCCCGCAAAAAGACACAATAACCACCGATGCCATTATCATAGGTGCAGGCCCCTGCGGCCTGTTCTGCGCTTTCGAACTTGGCCTGCTGGATATGAAATGCCATTTCGTCGACATCCTCGACCGCCCCGGCGGCCAATGCACAGAGCTTTACCCCGAAAAACCAATTTACGACATCCCCGGCTACCCGGAAATCACCGGCCAGGAACTTACTGATAAGTTGATGAAACAGATAGAACCCTTCCATCCGACATTCCACCTTAACCAAATGGCTGAAAAACTGGAAAAGCTTGATAACGGCAACTGGCAACTCACCACCGACATCGGCACAATCCTCGAAGCCCCCGTCGTCATCATCGCTGCCGGCGGCGGCAGCTTTGTCCCCAAAAAGCCCCCCATCCCCGGCATCGAAGAATACGAAGGTGCATCAGTCTTCTATGCCGTGCGCAAAATGGAACAATTTAAAGACAAAAAACTCGTCATCGTTGGCGGTGGTGATTCTGCACTGGACTGGACCCTGAACCTTCAACCACTGGCCAAACAACTCACCCTCATTCATCGCCGCCCTGAATTCCGCGCACATATGGACAGCGTCAATAAAATGCGCAGCCTCGAAAACGAAGGGAAAATCAATTTTCAGCTCGGTCAGGTCAAAGAGCTCAAAGGCGAGAACGGCCAGCTTTCCTCAGTAATCATCGAACATAAAGACAAAACAACTACAAAAATCGAATGTGATTGCCTGCTGCCCTTCTTCGGCCTGACCATGAAACTCGGCCCTATCGCAGATTTCGGCCTGAATTTACACGAAAACCTCATCCCCGTGGATACGGAAAAATTCGAAACATCAACGCCGGGCATCTTCGCCGTCGGCGACATTAACCATTACCCCGGCAAACTCAAACTCATCCTCTCCGGCTTCCATGAAGCCGCTCTCATGAGCCGCCAGGCCTTCCGCTATATCTACCCCGATGCCAAACTGAAATTCGAATACACAACCTCCAGCTCAAGCCTTCAGGAAAAACTCGATGTCCCGACCGCCAAAGAAAAGAAAACTGCTTAG
- the dut gene encoding dUTP diphosphatase — MSEVRVKLMPLEHAVGLQLPTYATEQSAGMDLSAALEEALELGPGDRALVPTGLSIALPEGYEAQIRPRSGLALKHGVTVLNTPGTIDADYRGEIKVILINHGQHAFTIERGQRIAQMVVEKFETVNWDVVKTLEETDRGEGGFGSTGTE; from the coding sequence ATGAGCGAAGTAAGAGTTAAACTGATGCCTTTGGAACACGCCGTAGGACTTCAACTCCCCACCTACGCCACCGAACAATCCGCCGGCATGGACCTGTCCGCCGCCCTCGAAGAAGCCCTCGAACTCGGCCCCGGCGACCGCGCACTGGTTCCCACCGGCCTGTCCATCGCCCTGCCCGAAGGCTATGAAGCTCAAATCCGCCCGCGCTCAGGCCTCGCCCTCAAACATGGCGTCACCGTCCTCAACACCCCCGGCACCATCGATGCCGACTACCGCGGTGAAATCAAGGTCATCCTGATCAATCACGGCCAACACGCCTTCACCATTGAACGCGGACAAAGAATCGCCCAGATGGTCGTGGAAAAATTCGAAACCGTAAACTGGGACGTCGTCAAAACCCTCGAAGAAACCGACCGCGGCGAAGGCGGCTTCGGCTCAACCGGCACGGAATAA
- the mutS gene encoding DNA mismatch repair protein MutS, translated as MQQAALKTSPKSQDDFLADGHTPMMAQYLTLKDRHKDCLLFYRMGDFYELFFDDALKASETLDITLTKRGKTAKENGGTDIPMCGVPYHAYEPYLAKLIRAGFKVAICEQTESPEEAKLRAKAEGRPASKTLVNRDVVRVVTQGTLTEDALLQPHENNYLSALTDVGNQYGLAWTDLSTGSFTVQPVLKDQIQTALERIAPREIVIPDTLATELGHDPRHSPQARSLFDSQNAKKKLEDLFDVNTLEGFGAFSRAEIAAAGALIDYIQRTQIGKIPYLEKPRQMTASANMEIDAATRRNLEITRTQSGERKGSLLATIDRTITPPGARLLQTCLSAPLIDIDEINARLNRVEYFTGQSPLRNLLREQLKAMPDMERALSRLSVGRGGPRDLAMIRDGLMQIEIIRAALQNHDGAKEVLSDLLTALQTEAFTAELQDKLTQALETEPPMLARDGGFIRTGFFKKLDDLKTLKSESKRLIAGLQSQYQKDTGIDALKIKFNNVLGYFIEVPARRADPLMEKGPESPYIHRQTMASAVRFTTTALAELERDLSSAGEKALAIELEIFQQLTEECVAASEEIGQRARAIATLDMATALAQLASDQNYCRPLLDNSLAFTLESARHPVVETALKKDHETFVPNDCTLTPDNHLWLLTGPNMAGKSTYLRQNALIAIMAQTGSFVPAKKAHIGIIDRVFSRVGASDDLARGRSTFMVEMVETAAILNQATDRSLVILDEIGRGTATFDGLSIAWACVEHLHDVNKCRALFATHYHELTALTSRLPALSCHSMQVKEWQGDIVFLHSVAPGAADRSYGIHVAKLAGLPESVIARARSILEKLQTGEQSGNLARLSEDLPLFSLADNKQSAAHINPALEKLETITPDTLSPREALDVLYALKTLLKDS; from the coding sequence ATGCAACAAGCTGCGTTAAAAACATCCCCAAAGTCACAAGATGACTTCCTCGCCGACGGCCACACGCCGATGATGGCGCAATACCTCACGCTCAAAGACCGCCATAAAGACTGCCTGCTCTTCTATCGTATGGGCGATTTTTATGAACTCTTCTTCGACGATGCGCTCAAAGCCTCCGAGACTCTCGACATCACCCTGACCAAACGCGGCAAAACCGCCAAAGAAAATGGGGGCACGGACATCCCCATGTGCGGCGTCCCTTATCACGCCTATGAACCCTACCTCGCCAAACTCATTCGCGCCGGCTTTAAAGTCGCCATCTGCGAACAAACTGAAAGCCCCGAAGAAGCAAAGCTGCGCGCCAAAGCCGAAGGCCGCCCCGCTTCCAAAACCCTCGTCAACCGCGATGTCGTGCGCGTCGTCACCCAGGGCACCCTGACCGAAGACGCGCTCCTCCAGCCCCACGAAAACAACTATCTCTCAGCCCTCACCGATGTCGGCAACCAATACGGCCTGGCCTGGACAGACCTGTCCACCGGTTCATTTACGGTGCAACCCGTCCTCAAAGACCAAATCCAGACCGCGCTGGAACGCATTGCTCCGCGCGAAATCGTCATCCCTGACACACTCGCCACAGAATTGGGCCATGACCCGCGCCACAGCCCGCAAGCCCGTTCCTTATTCGACAGCCAAAACGCAAAGAAAAAACTGGAAGACCTCTTCGACGTCAACACACTCGAAGGCTTCGGCGCATTCTCCCGCGCCGAAATCGCCGCTGCCGGAGCGCTGATCGACTATATCCAGCGCACCCAGATCGGTAAAATTCCGTATCTCGAAAAACCCCGGCAAATGACGGCTTCGGCCAATATGGAGATTGACGCCGCCACCCGCCGTAATCTCGAAATCACCCGCACCCAAAGCGGCGAGCGTAAAGGCTCCCTCCTGGCCACAATCGACCGCACCATCACGCCGCCCGGCGCGCGCCTGCTACAAACCTGCCTGTCTGCTCCACTGATCGACATTGATGAAATCAACGCGCGCCTGAACCGCGTCGAATATTTTACAGGCCAAAGCCCTTTGCGCAATCTCCTCCGTGAGCAGCTCAAAGCCATGCCCGACATGGAACGCGCCCTCTCACGCCTGTCAGTCGGGCGCGGCGGCCCGCGCGATCTCGCCATGATCAGGGACGGACTGATGCAAATAGAGATCATCCGCGCCGCATTACAAAATCATGATGGCGCAAAAGAGGTTCTCTCCGATCTCCTCACCGCCCTGCAAACCGAAGCCTTTACCGCCGAATTACAAGACAAGCTCACCCAGGCCCTCGAAACAGAACCGCCAATGCTTGCGCGCGATGGCGGCTTCATCCGCACAGGCTTTTTCAAAAAGCTCGACGACCTCAAAACGCTAAAAAGCGAGAGCAAACGCCTCATCGCCGGCCTGCAAAGCCAATATCAAAAAGACACCGGCATCGACGCGCTCAAAATCAAATTCAACAACGTGCTGGGCTATTTTATCGAAGTCCCTGCCCGGCGCGCCGATCCGCTGATGGAAAAAGGCCCCGAAAGCCCATACATTCACCGCCAGACAATGGCGAGCGCCGTGCGCTTCACCACCACCGCTCTCGCCGAACTTGAACGCGACCTCTCTTCCGCTGGTGAAAAAGCCCTCGCCATCGAACTCGAAATCTTCCAGCAACTCACCGAAGAATGCGTTGCGGCTTCCGAAGAAATTGGCCAAAGAGCTCGCGCCATCGCCACCCTCGATATGGCTACCGCACTCGCCCAACTCGCCAGTGACCAAAATTATTGTCGCCCTCTTCTTGATAACAGCCTCGCCTTTACCCTCGAATCCGCCCGCCACCCGGTCGTCGAAACCGCGCTCAAAAAAGACCACGAAACCTTCGTGCCTAATGATTGCACCCTTACCCCCGACAATCACCTCTGGCTGCTCACCGGCCCCAACATGGCAGGAAAATCCACCTATTTGCGCCAAAATGCCCTCATCGCCATTATGGCGCAAACCGGGTCATTCGTTCCGGCAAAAAAGGCGCATATTGGGATCATCGATAGGGTTTTCAGCCGTGTCGGAGCATCAGATGACCTGGCGCGTGGACGATCCACCTTCATGGTCGAAATGGTCGAAACCGCCGCCATCCTCAACCAGGCCACCGACCGCTCCCTCGTTATCCTTGATGAAATCGGCCGCGGCACCGCCACCTTTGATGGCCTGTCCATCGCCTGGGCCTGCGTCGAACACTTGCACGATGTCAATAAATGCCGCGCCCTTTTCGCCACCCATTACCACGAACTTACCGCCCTGACATCACGCCTGCCCGCCCTGTCCTGCCACTCCATGCAGGTCAAGGAATGGCAAGGAGACATCGTTTTCCTCCACAGCGTTGCCCCCGGCGCTGCCGATCGTTCCTACGGCATCCACGTTGCCAAGCTCGCCGGCCTGCCAGAATCCGTCATCGCCCGCGCCCGGAGCATTCTGGAAAAACTCCAAACCGGTGAGCAGTCCGGTAATCTCGCCCGGCTTTCCGAAGACCTGCCGCTATTCTCCCTCGCCGATAACAAGCAAAGCGCCGCGCACATCAACCCCGCACTCGAAAAGCTCGAAACCATAACACCCGATACGCTCTCCCCACGCGAAGCCCTCGACGTGCTCTACGCCCTCAAAACACTCCTCAAAGACTCATAA
- a CDS encoding transposase codes for MRKAYWGADGIWSDGYFVSTVGIGESVIKRYIQNQGEEDTGQAQLELK; via the coding sequence ATGCGCAAAGCATATTGGGGCGCAGATGGCATATGGTCCGACGGTTATTTTGTCAGCACAGTGGGCATCGGTGAGAGTGTTATTAAGCGCTATATTCAAAACCAGGGAGAAGAAGATACTGGACAAGCGCAGCTTGAACTAAAGTGA
- the coaBC gene encoding bifunctional phosphopantothenoylcysteine decarboxylase/phosphopantothenate--cysteine ligase CoaBC gives MTQNLKEKSILLIISGGIAAYKSLELIRLLKKAGCTVRCILTKGGEQFVTPLSVSALCEQEALTGDTYKMDHIHLSRTADAIVIAPASANIIAQIAHGLAQDLATTALLAADKPALIAPAMNHKMWHNPATQANIATLQSRGHTIIGPEEGDMACGERGLGRMSQPEDILKAVLSNIPTFQHSNILKGRTALVTSGPTLEPLDPVRFIGNRSSGKQGHAIATALAAHGADVTLVTGPVALPDPPGIKTIHIETAQEMLNACENALNTKEAIDIAVCAAAVSDWSPTKLQNHKIKKRAGKTPPSIALKENPDILKTLSTHKNRPMLIIGFAAETENLAKNAADKLKRKKCNWILANLVGQPAQKTFGEDQNHVYLITSSKTQDWKPMSKDAIATRLVKEIANYFETKAVQDAAE, from the coding sequence ATGACACAAAATCTTAAAGAAAAATCTATCCTCTTGATTATCAGCGGCGGCATTGCCGCTTATAAATCACTTGAGCTCATCCGCTTACTGAAAAAAGCCGGATGCACTGTGCGCTGCATCCTCACCAAAGGCGGGGAGCAATTCGTCACGCCTTTAAGCGTCTCCGCCCTGTGCGAACAAGAAGCGCTAACCGGAGATACATACAAAATGGATCACATCCATCTCTCACGCACAGCCGACGCTATCGTCATCGCCCCGGCCAGCGCCAATATCATAGCTCAAATAGCCCACGGACTGGCCCAGGATCTGGCCACCACCGCCTTACTGGCCGCCGACAAACCCGCCCTCATCGCCCCGGCGATGAACCACAAAATGTGGCATAACCCGGCAACACAGGCCAATATCGCCACGCTGCAATCCCGCGGTCATACTATTATCGGCCCCGAAGAAGGCGACATGGCCTGCGGCGAACGCGGCTTGGGACGCATGAGCCAGCCCGAAGACATCCTTAAAGCCGTTCTTTCCAACATTCCAACATTCCAACATTCCAACATTCTAAAGGGCCGCACGGCCCTTGTAACCTCCGGCCCGACCCTCGAACCCCTCGACCCGGTACGCTTCATCGGCAATCGATCATCAGGCAAACAAGGCCATGCCATTGCAACCGCTCTGGCCGCCCACGGCGCCGATGTCACCCTCGTCACAGGCCCGGTCGCCCTGCCAGACCCGCCCGGAATCAAAACCATCCATATTGAAACTGCCCAGGAAATGCTAAACGCCTGTGAAAACGCCCTCAACACCAAAGAAGCCATTGACATCGCTGTGTGCGCCGCCGCCGTATCGGATTGGTCTCCAACCAAACTTCAAAACCATAAAATCAAAAAACGCGCCGGCAAAACCCCACCCTCCATCGCGCTCAAAGAAAACCCGGACATCCTCAAAACCTTGAGCACACATAAAAATCGCCCGATGCTCATCATCGGCTTTGCCGCCGAAACCGAAAACTTGGCCAAAAACGCCGCCGACAAACTCAAACGAAAGAAATGTAACTGGATTCTCGCCAATCTCGTTGGCCAGCCTGCCCAAAAAACCTTTGGCGAAGACCAGAATCACGTCTATCTTATAACCTCTTCAAAAACTCAGGACTGGAAGCCCATGAGCAAAGACGCCATTGCCACCCGCCTAGTGAAAGAAATAGCAAACTACTTTGAAACAAAAGCAGTACAGGACGCAGCAGAATGA